DNA sequence from the Stenotrophomonas sp. 24(2023) genome:
GCCCTACGCGGTGGTATATGACCAGTTCGGTACGTTCCTGCTGCTGTCCACGTTCGGCCTGCTGGTGCTGGCCCGTTACAGCGGCGACCGGCCGCCGGGTGCGCGCCAAGTGCTGCTGCGCATCGTGCGCTTCCCGCCGTTGTGGGCGCTGCTGTTCGCGGTGTTGCTGATGCCGGCGCAGCCACCGGCCTGGATCGGTACCGCATTGAAGCAGCTGGCCGATGCGATGCTGCCGCTGGTGATGCTGGCGGTGGGCCTGTCGATCCAGCTGCGCCTGCGCCAGGAAGAGCTGCGCCCGCTGGCGGTGGGGTTGCTGTTGAAGCTGGTGGTGCTGCCGGCACTGGCGTTGCCGCTGTCGTGGGCGCTGGGGCTGCAGGGCCTGATGTTGAAGGCCAACGTGCTGGAATCGGCGATGCCGACGATGATCACCGCCGCCGCGCTGGCGATCTCGCACCGGTTGGCGCCGCGGTTGGCGGCGGCGCTGGTGGGGTATGGGATCGTGCTGTCGCTGGTGACGCTGCCGGCCTGGATGTGGGTGTTGGGGTGAGGTTTTCTGGCAGGGCGTGCAGCCCTGCACCTGCCGAAGCAACTTCAACTTCAAAAGCGGGCTATCCGTGGGATGGCGGGGTGGGTCCGGTGGCAGGGGACGCCGTGAACCCGTCCATGGGGGCTTGGTCGCCGCATCCATGCGGCTCACACCCCTGCCACCGGACCCACCCCGCCTTCGACAGTTTCCTGCGGCTGTGGGTGGGTGCCGACCGTTGGTCGGCACGGGCGCTGATCCCGCGTCTGCTCTGGTAGGTGTCGACCTTGGTCGGCACGGTAGATCCACGCCATGCGTGGATGAGAGCGAAGCGACCGGCTTCTGCTCTTGCTCTTCTTTTTCTTTTCCGTGGCTGACCGCACACGGAAACCGTCAGGGGTCGGGCGGGTAGGTTGCGCGGGGGGCGAGCGCCATGGATGGCGCTCACAAGCCTCCAGGGACGGATTCACGGCGTCCCCCGCGCGGCCTATCCGCCCGGCCACGCGCATGACCCGCCGTTGGCGACCAACCAACAGCCA
Encoded proteins:
- a CDS encoding AEC family transporter; this encodes MAFDAFALILAMLGLGMLFARLRVLPDAAAETLNKVVLYVCLPASVLTYVPRLQLDASLLGLMATPWLLMLATWGLVALATRLFGFARDVQAVLLICVALANSSFIGYPMVRALLGDAALPYAVVYDQFGTFLLLSTFGLLVLARYSGDRPPGARQVLLRIVRFPPLWALLFAVLLMPAQPPAWIGTALKQLADAMLPLVMLAVGLSIQLRLRQEELRPLAVGLLLKLVVLPALALPLSWALGLQGLMLKANVLESAMPTMITAAALAISHRLAPRLAAALVGYGIVLSLVTLPAWMWVLG